A genomic segment from Streptomyces antibioticus encodes:
- a CDS encoding hydroxymethylglutaryl-CoA lyase, with amino-acid sequence MPVPAAGLPARVRIYEVGARDGLQNEKTTVPTEVKAEFVHRLAEAGLTTIEATSFVHPKWVPQLADAEELFPRVAGLPVALPVLVPNERGLDRALALGARRVAVFASATESFAKANLNRTLDESLAMFAPVVRRAKDEGVLVRGYVSMCFGDPWEGPVPAAQVVRVCRALRDMGCDELSLGDTIGVATPGQVRALLSLLAAEGVPTEMVGVHFHDTYGQALANTYAALEQGVTTVDASAGGLGGCPYAKSATGNLATEDLVWMLRGLGIDTGIDLGRLVATSVWMADRLGRPSPSRTVRALGNPTQPHKDQ; translated from the coding sequence GTGCCGGCGGCGGGCCTGCCCGCGCGGGTGCGGATCTACGAGGTCGGCGCCCGCGACGGCCTCCAGAACGAGAAGACGACCGTCCCCACCGAGGTCAAGGCCGAGTTCGTGCACCGGCTGGCCGAGGCCGGGCTGACCACCATCGAGGCCACGAGCTTCGTACACCCCAAGTGGGTGCCCCAACTGGCCGACGCCGAGGAGCTGTTCCCGCGGGTCGCCGGCCTTCCGGTGGCGCTGCCGGTGCTGGTGCCCAACGAACGCGGCCTGGACCGGGCGCTCGCGCTCGGCGCCCGCCGGGTCGCGGTCTTCGCCAGCGCCACCGAGTCCTTCGCCAAGGCCAACCTCAACCGCACGCTCGACGAGTCGCTCGCGATGTTCGCCCCGGTGGTGCGGCGCGCGAAGGACGAGGGCGTGCTGGTGCGCGGCTATGTCTCGATGTGCTTCGGCGACCCCTGGGAGGGGCCCGTCCCGGCCGCCCAGGTGGTGCGGGTCTGCCGGGCGCTGCGCGACATGGGCTGCGACGAACTGAGCCTGGGCGACACCATCGGCGTCGCGACCCCCGGCCAGGTCCGGGCGCTGCTCTCGCTGCTCGCCGCGGAGGGCGTCCCCACCGAGATGGTGGGCGTGCACTTCCACGACACCTACGGGCAGGCGCTCGCCAACACCTACGCCGCCCTCGAACAGGGCGTCACCACCGTCGACGCCTCGGCGGGCGGTCTCGGCGGCTGCCCGTACGCCAAGTCCGCCACCGGCAACCTCGCCACCGAGGACCTGGTGTGGATGCTGCGGGGACTCGGCATCGACACCGGTATCGACCTCGGCCGTCTCGTCGCCACAAGCGTCTGGATGGCCGACCGGCTGGGCCGGCCCAGCCCGTCCCGCACCGTCCGCGCGCTCGGTAACCCGACACAGCCCCACAAGGACCAGTGA
- a CDS encoding GNAT family N-acetyltransferase, which translates to MTFTFRPLDPVEDGELLHAWVTHPKAAYWMMQDARPEDVERAYMEIAADEHHHALLGLQDGEPAFLMEYYDPRYRELVGLYEPLPGDVGMHFLVPATDKPVHGFTRSVITAVMARLFDDPATSRVVVEPDVSNTAVHALNEAVGFVAEREIVKPEKPALLSFCTREQFTAAVGVSA; encoded by the coding sequence ATGACCTTCACCTTCCGCCCGCTCGACCCCGTCGAGGACGGCGAGCTGCTGCACGCCTGGGTCACCCACCCCAAAGCGGCGTACTGGATGATGCAGGACGCCCGGCCGGAGGACGTCGAGCGCGCCTACATGGAGATCGCGGCCGACGAGCACCACCACGCGCTGCTCGGCCTCCAGGACGGCGAACCCGCCTTCCTGATGGAGTACTACGACCCCCGCTACCGCGAACTCGTGGGTCTGTACGAGCCGTTGCCCGGTGACGTCGGCATGCACTTCCTGGTGCCGGCCACCGACAAGCCGGTGCACGGCTTCACCCGGTCCGTCATCACCGCGGTGATGGCCCGGCTCTTCGACGACCCGGCCACCTCCCGGGTCGTCGTCGAGCCGGACGTCTCCAACACGGCGGTGCACGCCCTGAACGAGGCCGTCGGGTTCGTCGCCGAACGCGAGATCGTCAAGCCCGAGAAACCGGCGCTGCTGAGCTTCTGCACCCGTGAGCAGTTCACCGCCGCCGTGGGGGTGTCCGCATGA
- a CDS encoding lysine N(6)-hydroxylase/L-ornithine N(5)-oxygenase family protein has product MTALPEPRTKTYDFVGIGLGPFNLGLACLTEPIDMLDGVFLESKPDFEWHAGMFLEGAHLQTPFMSDLVTLADPTSPYSFLNYLKDKGRLYSFYIRENFYPLRVEYDDYCRWAANKLTSVRFSTTVAEVTYDEGDALYAVRTTDGDVYRARRLVLGTGTSPYVPEACRDLGGDFLHNSRYMAHKAELQKKDSITLVGSGQSAAEIYYDLLSEIDVHGYRLNWVTRSPRFFPLEYTKLTLEMTSPEYIDYFRALPEATRYRLTTEQKGLFKGIDGDLINEIFDLLYQKNLGGPVPTRLLTNSALHGASYDDGTYTLSFRQEEQGKDFTLESQGLVLATGYHYAEPAFLAPIQDRLVRDAHGNFDVARNYAIDTTGRGVFLQNAGVHTHSITSPDLGMGAYRNSAIIRELLGSEYYPVEKTIAFQEFAV; this is encoded by the coding sequence TTGACCGCGCTTCCTGAGCCCCGCACCAAGACCTACGACTTCGTGGGCATCGGGCTCGGCCCCTTCAACCTCGGCCTCGCCTGCCTCACCGAGCCCATCGACATGCTCGACGGCGTCTTCCTGGAGTCCAAGCCGGACTTCGAGTGGCACGCCGGGATGTTCCTCGAAGGCGCCCACCTCCAGACGCCGTTCATGTCGGACCTGGTCACCCTCGCCGACCCGACCTCGCCGTACTCCTTCCTCAACTACCTGAAGGACAAAGGCCGGCTGTACTCGTTCTACATCCGCGAGAACTTCTACCCGCTGCGCGTCGAGTACGACGACTACTGCCGCTGGGCCGCGAACAAGCTGACCAGCGTGCGCTTCTCGACGACCGTCGCCGAGGTGACGTACGACGAGGGCGACGCGCTGTACGCCGTACGGACCACCGACGGGGACGTCTACCGGGCCCGCCGTCTGGTCCTGGGCACCGGCACCAGCCCGTACGTCCCGGAGGCATGCCGGGACCTCGGCGGGGACTTCCTGCACAACTCCCGCTACATGGCGCACAAGGCGGAGCTCCAGAAGAAGGACTCGATCACCCTGGTCGGCTCTGGGCAGTCCGCCGCCGAGATCTACTACGACCTGCTCAGCGAGATCGACGTCCACGGCTACCGGCTGAACTGGGTCACCCGCTCCCCGCGCTTCTTCCCGCTGGAGTACACCAAGCTCACGCTGGAGATGACCTCGCCGGAGTACATCGACTACTTCCGCGCGCTGCCCGAGGCCACCCGCTACCGGCTCACCACCGAGCAGAAGGGCCTGTTCAAGGGGATCGACGGCGATCTGATCAACGAGATCTTCGATCTGCTGTACCAGAAGAACCTCGGCGGTCCGGTGCCCACCCGGCTGCTCACCAACTCCGCGCTGCACGGCGCGAGCTACGACGACGGCACCTACACCCTCTCCTTCCGCCAGGAGGAGCAGGGCAAGGACTTCACCCTGGAGTCCCAGGGCCTGGTGCTGGCCACCGGCTACCACTACGCCGAGCCCGCCTTCCTCGCCCCGATCCAGGACCGGCTGGTGCGCGACGCGCACGGCAACTTCGACGTCGCCCGCAACTACGCGATCGACACCACGGGCCGGGGCGTCTTCCTCCAGAACGCCGGGGTGCACACGCATAGCATCACCTCCCCCGACCTCGGCATGGGCGCCTACCGCAACAGCGCCATCATCCGTGAGCTGCTCGGCAGCGAGTACTACCCGGTCGAGAAGACCATCGCGTTCCAGGAGTTCGCCGTATGA
- a CDS encoding DUF4429 domain-containing protein: protein MAEIIQKDGTWVFDGDALRLTPGRDKNVGLLRRELGELVVPLGALAGISFEQGKRSGRLRLRLRDGADPLLHATGGRLSEPHDPYQLLVESDRYGVAEYVVDEVRRALTLDEVPGGPVDTYLLPGPSVPLSCSAGDGTASFDGERVRLEWNWKTEDAKASAGARTIPVEDITAVEWHPAAGLENGHLRFTVRHAPTKAPPKYDPNAVELWGFKKDPLMALVAAAVQARLPHPGDRDGDAVRSLPAPAGAGAGAGGAQASGSDHDALLRRLRELGELHRDGVLTDDEFSLAKQAVLKRM, encoded by the coding sequence ATGGCGGAGATTATCCAGAAGGACGGCACCTGGGTCTTCGACGGGGACGCCCTGCGGCTGACGCCGGGGCGGGACAAGAACGTCGGGCTGCTGCGCCGCGAACTCGGCGAACTCGTCGTCCCCCTCGGGGCGTTGGCGGGCATCTCGTTCGAGCAGGGGAAGCGGTCCGGACGGCTCAGACTGCGGCTGCGGGACGGCGCCGACCCGCTGCTGCACGCCACCGGCGGACGGCTGTCCGAGCCGCACGACCCGTACCAGCTCCTTGTCGAGTCCGACCGGTACGGGGTCGCCGAGTATGTGGTGGACGAGGTGCGCCGGGCGCTGACGCTGGACGAGGTGCCGGGCGGCCCGGTGGACACGTATCTGCTGCCCGGCCCGTCCGTGCCGCTGTCCTGCTCCGCCGGGGACGGCACGGCGAGCTTCGACGGCGAGCGGGTGCGGCTGGAGTGGAACTGGAAGACGGAGGACGCGAAGGCGTCCGCCGGGGCCCGGACGATCCCCGTCGAGGACATCACGGCGGTCGAATGGCATCCGGCGGCGGGCCTGGAGAACGGCCATCTGCGGTTCACCGTCCGGCACGCGCCCACCAAGGCCCCGCCGAAGTACGACCCGAACGCCGTGGAGCTGTGGGGCTTCAAGAAGGACCCCCTGATGGCGCTGGTCGCGGCGGCCGTCCAGGCCCGGCTGCCGCACCCGGGGGACCGGGACGGGGACGCCGTACGGTCGCTGCCCGCGCCGGCGGGGGCCGGGGCGGGGGCGGGGGGCGCCCAGGCGTCCGGCAGCGACCACGACGCGCTGCTGCGGCGGCTGCGGGAGCTGGGCGAGCTGCACCGGGACGGGGTGCTGACGGACGACGAGTTCAGCCTGGCCAAGCAGGCGGTCCTCAAGCGCATGTGA
- a CDS encoding ABC transporter substrate-binding protein encodes MSHASANHLTRRGILAAGGALGLGAVLAACGDDDAKSGGSDSSAGASAPSGPWSFKDDRGTTVKLDKVPANIVAFTGVGAALYDYGIKVKGVFGPTKTADGKADVQAGDMDVSKVEILGNVWDEFNVEKYAALAPDVLISTMYDDAGTLWYVPEASKDKIAKLAPSVGVSVYDRQLTAPLERVWELAESLGADMKAAAVTDAKKRFEAAATRLRAAAKAKPEIKVLAGSASAELFYVSGTNLSVDLEYFKSLGVNFVEPPESAKKLGGGWFESLSWENVDKYAADIIMMDDRSQTIQPADITEATWKKLPAVKAGQVIPRSAEPILSYAKCAPLLENLAEALEKAKKVA; translated from the coding sequence ATGTCCCACGCCAGCGCCAACCACCTCACCCGCCGCGGCATCCTCGCCGCCGGTGGCGCCCTCGGCCTCGGTGCCGTCCTCGCCGCCTGCGGTGACGACGACGCGAAGAGCGGTGGCTCGGACTCGTCCGCGGGCGCCTCCGCCCCGTCCGGCCCCTGGTCCTTCAAGGACGACCGCGGCACCACCGTGAAGCTCGACAAGGTCCCCGCGAACATCGTCGCCTTCACCGGTGTCGGCGCGGCCCTGTACGACTACGGCATCAAGGTCAAGGGCGTCTTCGGCCCGACGAAGACCGCCGACGGCAAGGCCGACGTCCAGGCCGGTGACATGGACGTCAGCAAGGTCGAGATCCTGGGCAACGTCTGGGACGAGTTCAACGTCGAGAAGTACGCCGCCCTCGCGCCGGACGTCCTCATCTCCACCATGTACGACGACGCCGGCACCCTCTGGTACGTCCCCGAGGCATCCAAGGACAAGATCGCCAAGCTCGCCCCGAGCGTCGGCGTCTCCGTCTACGACCGTCAGCTCACCGCGCCGCTGGAGCGCGTGTGGGAGCTGGCCGAGTCCCTCGGCGCCGACATGAAGGCCGCCGCGGTCACCGACGCCAAGAAGCGCTTCGAGGCGGCGGCCACCCGGCTGCGCGCCGCGGCCAAGGCCAAGCCCGAGATCAAGGTGCTGGCCGGTTCCGCGAGCGCCGAGCTGTTCTACGTCTCCGGCACCAACCTCTCCGTCGACCTGGAGTACTTCAAGTCCCTCGGCGTGAACTTCGTCGAGCCGCCGGAGAGCGCGAAGAAGCTGGGCGGCGGCTGGTTCGAGTCGCTGAGCTGGGAGAACGTCGACAAGTACGCGGCCGACATCATCATGATGGACGACCGCTCCCAGACCATCCAGCCCGCCGACATCACCGAGGCGACCTGGAAGAAGCTGCCCGCGGTGAAGGCCGGTCAGGTCATCCCCCGCTCCGCCGAGCCGATCCTGTCGTACGCCAAGTGCGCGCCGCTCCTGGAGAACCTCGCCGAGGCGCTGGAGAAGGCCAAGAAGGTCGCCTGA
- a CDS encoding IucA/IucC family protein, which translates to MTLADSVAHLTPERWERANRLLIRKALAEFAHERLISPQRDGEEYVVRSDDGLTAYRYTAVRRALDHWQVDADSITRVQAGAELPLAALDFFIELKESLHLSDEILPVYLEEISSTLSGTCYKLAKPEVTSAELARADFQAVETGMTEGHPCFVANNGRLGFGVHEYLAYAPETANPVRLVWLAAHRSRAAFTAGVGIDYESFVREELGEATVERFATVLRAQGLDPADYLLIPVHPWQWWNKLSVTFAAEVARRHLVCLGEGDDEYLAQQSIRTFFNASHPEKHYVKTALSVLNMGFMRGLSAAYMEATPAINDWLAQLIENDPVLKASGLSIIRERAAVGYRHLEYEAATDRYSPYRKMLAALWRESPVPSLRDGESLATMAALVHVDHEGRSVAGALIERSGLAPTEWLRTYLEAYYTPLLHSFYAYDLVFMPHGENTILVLEDGVVRRAIYKDIAEEIAVMDPDAVLPPEVRRIRVDVPEDTKLLSVFTDVFDCFFRFLAAALADEGVLTEDDFWRTVAEVSRAYQEAHPELADKFRQYDLFAPEFALSCLNRLQLRDNRQMVDLSDPAGALQLIGTLKNPVAGF; encoded by the coding sequence ATGACCCTCGCCGACTCCGTCGCCCATCTGACCCCCGAGCGCTGGGAGCGGGCCAACCGTCTGCTGATCCGCAAGGCGCTCGCGGAGTTCGCCCACGAGCGGCTGATCAGCCCACAGCGGGACGGCGAGGAGTACGTCGTCCGCAGCGACGACGGGCTCACCGCCTACCGCTACACCGCCGTCCGGCGCGCCCTGGACCACTGGCAGGTGGACGCCGACTCCATCACCCGCGTCCAGGCCGGGGCCGAACTCCCCCTCGCCGCGCTGGACTTCTTCATCGAGCTGAAGGAGTCCCTCCACCTCAGCGACGAGATCCTGCCGGTCTACCTGGAGGAGATCTCCTCCACCCTCTCCGGCACCTGCTACAAGCTGGCCAAACCGGAGGTCACCTCGGCCGAGCTGGCGCGCGCCGACTTCCAGGCCGTCGAGACCGGCATGACCGAGGGCCACCCCTGTTTCGTCGCCAACAACGGGCGGCTCGGCTTCGGGGTCCACGAGTACCTGGCCTACGCCCCGGAGACGGCGAACCCGGTCCGGCTGGTCTGGCTGGCCGCGCACCGCTCCCGGGCCGCGTTCACGGCGGGCGTCGGCATCGACTACGAGTCGTTCGTGCGCGAGGAGTTGGGCGAGGCGACCGTCGAGCGGTTCGCCACGGTCCTGCGCGCGCAGGGCCTCGACCCGGCCGACTACCTCCTCATCCCGGTCCACCCCTGGCAGTGGTGGAACAAGCTGTCGGTCACCTTCGCCGCCGAGGTCGCGCGCCGCCATCTGGTGTGCCTGGGCGAGGGCGACGACGAATACCTGGCCCAGCAGTCCATCCGCACCTTCTTCAACGCCTCGCACCCCGAGAAGCACTATGTGAAGACGGCCCTGTCCGTGCTCAACATGGGCTTCATGCGCGGCCTGTCGGCGGCGTACATGGAGGCGACCCCGGCGATCAACGACTGGCTGGCCCAGCTCATCGAGAACGACCCGGTGCTCAAGGCGTCCGGCCTGTCGATCATCCGGGAGCGGGCGGCCGTCGGCTACCGGCACCTGGAGTACGAGGCCGCCACCGACCGGTACTCGCCGTACCGCAAGATGCTGGCCGCGCTGTGGCGGGAGAGCCCGGTCCCCTCCCTCCGGGACGGCGAGTCGCTCGCCACCATGGCCGCGCTGGTCCATGTCGACCACGAGGGCAGGTCGGTGGCGGGCGCCCTGATCGAGCGCTCGGGCCTGGCCCCCACCGAGTGGCTGCGCACCTACCTGGAGGCGTACTACACCCCGCTGCTGCACAGCTTCTACGCCTACGACCTGGTGTTCATGCCGCACGGCGAGAACACGATCCTGGTCCTGGAGGACGGGGTGGTGCGCCGGGCGATCTACAAGGACATCGCCGAGGAGATCGCCGTCATGGACCCGGACGCGGTGCTGCCGCCCGAGGTCCGGCGGATCCGCGTCGACGTCCCCGAGGACACCAAGCTGCTGTCGGTCTTCACGGACGTCTTCGACTGCTTCTTCCGGTTCCTCGCGGCCGCCCTCGCCGACGAAGGCGTCCTGACGGAGGACGACTTCTGGCGCACGGTCGCCGAGGTCAGCCGCGCCTACCAGGAGGCGCACCCCGAACTGGCCGACAAGTTCCGCCAGTACGACCTGTTCGCCCCCGAGTTCGCCCTGTCCTGTCTGAACCGGCTCCAACTGCGCGACAACCGCCAGATGGTCGACCTGTCGGACCCGGCCGGGGCCCTCCAACTGATCGGCACCCTGAAAAATCCCGTCGCAGGGTTCTGA
- the desA gene encoding lysine decarboxylase DesA produces the protein MRSHLLNDTTAEHYRRSVTEGVERVAARLAATDRPFTGVTVDALAPLIERIDLDRPLHDTSAVLDELEDVYLRDAVYFHHPRYLAHLNCPVVIPAVLGEAVLSAVNSSLDTWDQSAGGTLIERRLVDWTTGRIGLGPAADGVFTSGGSQSNLQALLLAREEAKTDSLAKLRIFASEVSHFSVKKSAKLLGLGQDAVVSIPVDQDKRMRTVALARELERCTAAGLVPMAVVATAGTTDFGSIDPLPEIAALCAQFSTWMHVDAAYGCGLLASVKYRDRIDGIERADSVTVDYHKSFFQPVSSSALLVRDAATLRHATYHAEYLNPRRMVAERIPNQVDKSLQTTRRFDALKLWMTLRTMGADGIGELFDEVCDLAVEGWHLLAADPRFDVVVQPSLSTLVFRYIPRTVTDPAEIDRANLYARKALFASGDAVVAGTKVNDRHYLKFTLLNPETTPADMAAVLDLIAGHAEQYLGESLDRAS, from the coding sequence ATGCGCTCGCACCTGCTCAATGACACGACCGCGGAGCACTACCGCCGCTCCGTGACCGAAGGAGTCGAGCGGGTGGCGGCCAGACTCGCCGCCACCGACCGTCCGTTCACCGGAGTCACGGTCGACGCCCTCGCCCCCCTCATCGAGCGGATCGACCTGGACCGGCCGCTGCACGACACCTCGGCGGTGCTGGACGAGCTGGAGGACGTCTACCTCCGCGACGCGGTCTACTTCCACCACCCCCGCTACCTCGCCCACCTCAACTGCCCGGTCGTCATACCGGCGGTGCTCGGCGAGGCGGTGCTCTCCGCCGTCAACTCCTCCCTGGACACCTGGGACCAGTCGGCCGGCGGCACCCTCATCGAGCGTCGGCTGGTCGACTGGACGACCGGACGGATCGGCCTCGGCCCCGCCGCCGACGGCGTGTTCACCTCCGGCGGCAGCCAGTCCAACCTCCAGGCGCTGCTGCTGGCGCGCGAGGAGGCCAAGACCGACTCGCTCGCGAAACTGCGCATCTTCGCCTCCGAGGTCAGCCACTTCAGCGTGAAGAAGTCGGCGAAACTCCTCGGCCTCGGCCAGGACGCGGTCGTGTCGATCCCGGTGGACCAGGACAAGCGGATGCGGACCGTCGCGCTCGCCCGCGAGCTGGAGCGCTGCACGGCGGCCGGACTCGTGCCCATGGCGGTCGTCGCCACCGCCGGCACCACCGACTTCGGCTCCATCGACCCGCTGCCCGAGATCGCCGCACTCTGCGCCCAGTTCTCCACCTGGATGCACGTGGACGCCGCCTACGGCTGCGGACTGCTCGCCTCCGTGAAGTACCGGGACCGCATCGACGGCATCGAGCGCGCCGACTCGGTCACCGTCGACTACCACAAGTCCTTCTTCCAGCCGGTGAGTTCCTCCGCCCTGCTGGTCCGGGACGCGGCCACCCTGCGGCACGCCACCTACCACGCCGAGTACCTCAACCCGCGGCGGATGGTGGCGGAGCGCATCCCCAACCAGGTGGACAAGTCCCTCCAGACCACCCGCCGTTTCGACGCCCTCAAGCTCTGGATGACCCTGCGCACCATGGGCGCCGACGGCATCGGCGAACTCTTCGACGAGGTCTGCGACCTGGCCGTCGAGGGCTGGCACCTGCTGGCCGCCGACCCCCGCTTCGACGTCGTCGTCCAGCCGTCGCTGTCCACGCTGGTCTTCCGCTACATCCCGCGGACCGTCACCGACCCGGCCGAGATCGACCGCGCCAACCTGTACGCCCGCAAGGCCCTGTTCGCCTCCGGTGACGCGGTGGTCGCCGGCACCAAGGTGAACGACCGCCACTACCTGAAGTTCACCCTGCTCAACCCCGAGACGACCCCGGCCGACATGGCCGCCGTCCTCGATCTGATCGCCGGCCACGCCGAGCAGTACCTGGGAGAGTCCCTTGACCGCGCTTCCTGA
- a CDS encoding acyl-CoA dehydrogenase family protein produces the protein MDHRLSPELDELRRTVEEFAHDVVAPKIGDFYERHEFPYEIVREMGRMGLFGLPFPEEYGGMGGDYLALGIALEELARVDSSVAITLEAGVSLGAMPVHLFGTEEQKRTWLPRLCSGEILGAFGLTEPDGGSDAGATRTTARIDPDTDEWVINGTKCFITNSGTDITGLVTVTAVTGRKPDGRPLISAIIVPSGTPGFTVAQPYSKVGWNASDTRELSFVDVRVPRANLLGEEGRGYAQFLRILDEGRIAIAALATGLAQGCVDESVKYARERHAFGRPIGANQAIQFKIADMEMKAHTARLAWRDAASRLVAGEPFKKEAALAKLYSSTIAVDNARDATQVHGGYGFMNEYPVARMWRDSKILEIGEGTSEVQRMLIARELGLVG, from the coding sequence ATGGACCATCGTCTCTCCCCCGAACTCGACGAACTGCGCCGCACGGTCGAGGAGTTCGCCCATGACGTCGTCGCCCCCAAGATCGGCGACTTCTACGAGCGGCACGAGTTCCCGTACGAGATCGTCCGTGAGATGGGCCGGATGGGCCTGTTCGGGCTGCCGTTCCCCGAGGAGTACGGCGGTATGGGCGGCGACTATCTGGCGCTGGGCATCGCGCTGGAGGAGCTGGCACGGGTCGACTCGTCGGTGGCGATCACCCTGGAGGCCGGTGTCTCGCTGGGCGCGATGCCGGTCCATCTGTTCGGCACCGAGGAGCAGAAGCGGACCTGGCTGCCGCGGCTGTGCTCCGGCGAGATCCTGGGCGCGTTCGGTCTGACCGAGCCCGACGGCGGCAGCGACGCGGGCGCCACCCGGACGACGGCGCGGATCGACCCGGACACCGACGAGTGGGTGATCAACGGCACCAAGTGCTTCATCACCAACTCGGGCACGGACATCACCGGGCTGGTGACGGTCACGGCGGTCACCGGCCGCAAGCCGGACGGGCGTCCGCTGATCTCCGCGATCATCGTGCCGTCCGGCACCCCGGGGTTCACCGTGGCGCAGCCCTACTCCAAGGTCGGCTGGAACGCCTCGGACACCCGTGAACTGTCCTTCGTGGACGTGCGGGTGCCGCGGGCCAACCTGCTGGGCGAGGAGGGGCGCGGGTACGCGCAGTTCCTGCGGATCCTGGACGAGGGCCGGATCGCGATCGCGGCGCTGGCGACCGGGCTGGCGCAGGGCTGTGTGGACGAGTCGGTGAAGTACGCGCGCGAACGGCACGCGTTCGGGCGGCCGATCGGTGCCAACCAGGCCATCCAGTTCAAGATCGCCGACATGGAGATGAAGGCGCACACCGCCCGGCTGGCCTGGCGGGACGCGGCCTCCCGGCTGGTGGCCGGCGAGCCCTTCAAGAAGGAGGCGGCGCTGGCGAAGCTCTACTCGTCGACGATCGCCGTGGACAACGCGCGTGACGCCACGCAGGTGCACGGCGGGTACGGCTTCATGAACGAGTACCCGGTGGCGCGGATGTGGCGCGACTCCAAGATCCTGGAGATCGGCGAGGGCACGAGCGAGGTCCAGCGCATGCTGATCGCACGGGAGTTGGGGCTCGTCGGCTGA
- a CDS encoding purple acid phosphatase family protein yields the protein MGVPDRLAARMSMAEQHEYLRARFSRRTLIRGGTVTLGAVAGGAFVTGATARAVPGTFTGTGTGTATRTERVDGSFVAPFGRHLAFGADPRTEITVSWQVPVAVRKPFIRIGAHPWDLSRRIEAEVRSLHTPAGVGASGDHTQYYLHAKLTHLRPGRTYYYGVGHQGFDPAEPHLLGTLGTFTTAPDRKEPFTFTAFGDQGVSYHALANDSLILGQNPAFHLHAGDIAYADPAGQGKTSDAVFDARTWDQFLAQTESVAKSVPWMVSYGNHDMEAWYSPNGYGGEEARWSLPGNGPDPKNLPGVYSFVYGNTAVVSLDPNDVSFEIPANLGISGGTQTTWLEERLRKFRAAKDIDFVVVFFHHCAYCTSTAHASEGGVRQEWVPLFEKYQVDLVINGHNHQYERTDVIKGGEVTRKLPIGGTAYPETDGVVYVTAGAAGRSLYAFSAPDSYEGHENEVDSVASFVNLKDGRKNETVTWSRVRYLNYSFLRVDVTPAPKGRPTTLTVQGIAETGDRIDHFTVSRRAK from the coding sequence ATGGGCGTACCCGACCGGCTCGCCGCGCGCATGAGCATGGCCGAGCAGCACGAGTACCTGCGCGCCCGCTTCTCCCGCCGCACCCTGATCAGGGGCGGCACGGTCACGCTGGGCGCCGTCGCGGGCGGCGCGTTCGTCACGGGCGCCACGGCCCGGGCCGTCCCCGGCACCTTCACGGGCACCGGCACCGGCACCGCCACCCGCACCGAGCGGGTCGACGGCTCCTTCGTCGCCCCCTTCGGCCGCCACCTCGCCTTCGGCGCCGACCCCCGCACCGAGATCACCGTCTCCTGGCAGGTCCCCGTCGCCGTACGGAAGCCGTTCATCCGGATCGGCGCCCACCCCTGGGACCTCTCCCGCCGTATCGAGGCGGAGGTCCGCTCCCTGCACACCCCGGCCGGGGTCGGCGCGAGCGGCGACCACACCCAGTACTACCTGCACGCGAAGCTCACCCACCTGCGCCCCGGGAGGACCTACTACTACGGCGTCGGCCACCAGGGCTTCGACCCGGCCGAGCCGCATCTGCTGGGCACCCTCGGGACCTTCACCACCGCCCCCGACCGCAAGGAACCCTTCACCTTCACCGCCTTCGGCGACCAGGGCGTCAGCTACCACGCGCTGGCCAACGACAGCCTGATCCTCGGCCAGAACCCCGCCTTCCATCTGCACGCCGGCGACATCGCCTACGCCGACCCGGCCGGCCAGGGCAAGACCTCCGACGCGGTCTTCGACGCGCGCACCTGGGACCAGTTCCTCGCCCAGACCGAGTCCGTCGCCAAGTCCGTCCCCTGGATGGTGTCGTACGGCAACCACGACATGGAGGCCTGGTACTCGCCCAACGGCTACGGCGGCGAGGAGGCCCGCTGGAGCCTGCCCGGCAACGGGCCGGACCCGAAAAACCTGCCGGGCGTCTACTCCTTCGTGTACGGCAACACGGCGGTCGTCTCGCTGGACCCCAACGACGTCTCCTTCGAGATCCCCGCCAACCTCGGCATCTCCGGCGGCACCCAGACCACCTGGCTGGAGGAGCGGCTCAGAAAGTTCCGGGCGGCGAAGGACATCGACTTCGTCGTCGTCTTCTTCCACCACTGCGCCTACTGCACCTCCACCGCGCACGCCTCGGAGGGCGGGGTCCGCCAGGAGTGGGTGCCGCTGTTCGAGAAGTACCAGGTCGACCTGGTGATCAACGGCCACAACCACCAGTACGAGCGCACGGACGTCATCAAGGGCGGCGAGGTCACCCGCAAGCTCCCGATCGGCGGCACCGCCTACCCGGAGACCGACGGCGTGGTCTACGTCACCGCGGGCGCGGCCGGCCGCAGCCTGTACGCCTTCAGCGCCCCGGACTCCTACGAGGGGCACGAGAACGAGGTCGACTCCGTGGCCTCCTTCGTCAACCTCAAGGACGGCAGGAAGAACGAGACGGTCACCTGGTCCCGGGTCCGCTACCTGAACTACTCCTTCCTGCGGGTCGACGTCACCCCCGCGCCCAAGGGCCGCCCCACCACCCTCACCGTCCAGGGCATCGCCGAGACCGGCGACCGCATCGACCACTTCACGGTGTCCCGCCGGGCCAAGTAG